In a single window of the Acyrthosiphon pisum isolate AL4f chromosome X, pea_aphid_22Mar2018_4r6ur, whole genome shotgun sequence genome:
- the LOC100159659 gene encoding RNA polymerase-associated protein CTR9 homolog encodes MVNPIEIPLKDSDEVIEIQVDKLPEYNEVLSILKSENSNLHIWVNLALEYYKRGNSDALVTLLDSSLRNANFEYKDSDKDQMRALDMLGAHYVQIANRERNKDKRCALFTMATKFYTTADKIIMYDTDHLLGRAFFCLLEGNKIEQADAQFKFVLNQSPNNILAQLGKAFIAFNKKDYKRALFYYKKVLCSNPQCPVDVRVGMAHCFLKLGNTEKAQLAFERAMQLDSKCVSALVGLAIMKLNGENPGDIKLGVNLLSKAYNIDSFNPMVLNHLSNHFFFKKDYKKCEFFARTALENTENEVMRAESCYQIARNFHAQNNYDQAFQYYYQAVQFTPVTFVLPLYGLGQMYIHVGDKENAAQCFEKVLKAHPENYESLKSLASLYADSKNQQKQDIAKSHLKKVTELVPDDVEAWIELAQILQQSDLQASLSAYGKAMILMRNSVNNYIPPEILNNVAALNYGLKNMDEARSNLEESLSVSKKMAEADPQYYNSITVTTTYNLARIFEVQYQFQKAEQFYKDILKEHPNYIDCYLRLGCIARDRNQIYEASDWFKEALRVDNDHADAWLLLGNLHLTKKEWGPGQKKFERVLKNPSTLNDSYSLIALGNIWLQTLHQPSRNKNQEKRHQDLALHFFTKVLKNDPSNIWAANGIGCVMAHRNYINEARDIFDQVREATTDFCDVWLNIAHIHMEQKMYISAIQIYKNCIKKFFKHDNVEVLQYLGQAYFRAGKFKEAKAVFSKAQRVAPHDAVIMYNIAFVLQKLANQILKDEKSILKDILKAVHELGLSHKYFQYLSVRGGHKQYDVGLAVIEAKQCQDLLSQSQYHVARARKMDNDMREMRRKQEEERESLRVQQIEEQTKELQKQEEQRKEMLLKRQEYREKTKNAIVFSGVTGGDKEKKKFGGSKQRRDSVASKGSGATDKISSKKGRSVSFLFNFSTSNKKGPMLSSKQKLRVVSRATISTSEDDSSGGESRSRSGSRKTRSPSRSRSGSCRYRSKPKSVSRSRSRSRSHSGSKSRSQIHSHSGNRSHSESYLPSQRHSRSNSRSRSRSASGTKRRSQSRSKSKSASRLTARTKSDSR; translated from the exons ATGGTCAACCCAATCGAAATACCGCTAAAGGACTCAGACgag gttattgAAATACAAGTCGATAAATTGCCAGAGTACAATGAAGTACTTAGTATTTTAAAGTCTGAAAATTCAAATCTACATATATGGGTCAATTTAGCT ttGGAGTATTACAAAAGAGGCAATTCAGATGCTTTGGTTACATTGTTGGATTCATCGCTTAGAAATGCCAATTTTGAATATAAGGATAGCGATAAAGATCAAATGAGAGCTCTAGACATGTTAGGAGCACACTATGTACAAATAGCTAATCGAGAAAGAAATAAAGATAAACGCTGTGCACTTTTTACCATGGCCACAAAATTTTATACAACAgcagataaaattattatgtacgataCG GATCATTTGTTGGGTCGTgcttttttttgcttattaGAAGGTAATAAAATTGAACAAGCAGATGCTCAGTTCAAATTTGTATTGAATCAATcacctaataatatactagctCAATTAGGCAAAGCTTTTATTGCATTCAACAAAAAGGACTACAAAAGAGCTctattctattataaaaaagtattgtgCTCTAACCCTCAATGTCCTGTTGACGTTCGAGTGGGTATGGCACATTGTTTTTTGAAACTAGGAAACACAGAAAAAGCACAGTTAGCATTTGAACGTGCCATGCAGTTAGACTCCAAGTGTGTTAGTGCATTAGTGGGTCTTGCCATCATGAAGTTGAATGGTGAAAATCCTGGTGACATTAAATTAGGTGTAAATCTGCTGTCCAaagcatataatattgattcattCAACCCAATGGTGTTAAATCATTTGTCTAACcactttttctttaaaaaagattataaaaagTGTGAATTTTTCGCTAGAACTGCCTTAGAAAACACAGAGAATGAAGTTATGAGAGCTGAAAGTTGTTATCAAATAGCTAGAAATTTTCATGCGcag aataattatgaccaagcatttcaatattattatcaagcaGTCCAGTTTACACCGGTTACATTTGTACTCCCTCTTTATGGCCTTGGTCAAATGTATATTCATGTAGGCGATAaggaaaat gcgGCTCAGTGCTTTGAAAAAGTGCTTAAAGCTCATCCAGAAAATTATGAATCACTGAAAAGTCTTGCTTCATTGTATGCTGATTCAAAAAATCAACAGAAACAAGATATTGCAAAaagtcatttaaaaaaa GTAACAGAACTTGTCCCAGATGATGTAGAAGCTTGGATAGAATTAGCTCAAATATTACAGCAATCAGATTTACAAGCATCATTATCTGCATATGGTAAAGCTATGATTTTAATGCGCAACAGTGTTAATAATTACATTCCGCCTGAAATACTGAACAATGTGGCTGCATTAAATTATGG acTTAAAAATATGGATGAAGCTCGTTCTAATCTTGAAGAATCTTTGAGTGTGTCAAAGAAAATGGCTGAAGCTGATCCACAGTATTATAACTCTATTACTGTTACAACTACTTACAATTTGGCAAGGATTTTTGAAGTGCAATACCAGTTTCAGAAGGCAGAACAATTTTACAAAGACATTCTCAAGGAGCATcctaattatattgatt GTTATTTACGTTTGGGTTGTATAGCTAGAGATCGTAACCAAATTTATGAAGCTTCTGATTGGTTTAAAGAAGCATTGCGTGTAGACAATGATCATGCTGATGCCTGGTTACTACTTGGAAACTTGCATTTAACCAAAAAAGAATGGGGTCCTGggcaaaaaaaatttgaacgtgTGCTGAAG AACCCATCAACATTAAATGATTCATATTCGTTAATTGCTCTGGGAAATATTTGGTTGCAAACTCTACACCAACCATCTAGAAATAAGAACCAGGAAAAACGACATCAAGATTtggcattacatttttttactaaagtattaaaaaatgatccAAGCAACATTTGGGCAGCTAATGGAATTG gTTGTGTGATGGCacatagaaattatataaatgaggCAAGAGATATATTTGATCAAGTAAGAGAGGCTACTACTGATTTTTGTGACGTCTGGTTAAATATTGCACATATACACAtggaacaaaaaatgtatattagtgCTATTCAAATA tataaaaattgtataaagaaGTTTTTTAAACATGATAATGTTGAAGTACTTCAATATCTTGGGCAAGCATACTTTAGAGCAGGAAAGTTTAAAGAAGCAAAAGCAGTGTTTTCAAAA GCTCAAAGGGTTGCTCCTCACGATGCagttataatgtacaatattgctTTTGTCCTACAAAAACTAGCAAATCAAATACTCAAAGatgaaaaatcaatattgaaAGATATACTGAAAGCTGTACATGAACTTGGATTATCACATAA ATATTTCCAATATTTATCTGTTCGTGGTGGTCATAAACAATATGATGTTGGTTTGGCTGTTATTGAAGCTAAACAGTGTCAAGATTTACTGTCTCAATCCCAATACCATGTAGCACGAGCACGTAAGATGGATAATGATATGCGTGAAATGCGGCGTAAACAGGAAGAGGAACGAGAATCATTGCGTGTCCAACAGATTGAAGAGCAGACTAAAGAATTACAAAAACAAGAAGAACAAAGAAAAGAAATGTTGTTAAAACGCCAAGAATATAGAGAAAAAACAAAGAATGCAATAGT attcagtgGTGTTACTGGCGGTgataaagaaaagaaaaaatttgGAGGATCTAAACAGAGGAGAGATAGTGTTGCATCAAAAGGATCTGGTGCAACCGATAAAATTTCATCAAAGAAAGGACGTTCagtaagttttttatttaatttt tCTACAAGTAATAAAAAGGGACCCATGTTATCATCCAAACAGAAACTTAGAGTTGTTTCCAGAGCAACTATATCTACTAGTGAGGATGATAGTAGCGGCGGTGaa TCTCGTTCACGTTCCGGTAGCCGTAAAACCAGAAGTCCATCAAGATCTCGGTCTGGTTCATGTAGGTATAGATCAAAGCCTAAAAGTGTTTCACGCAGTCGTTCAAGATCTAGATCACATTCTGGTAGTAAATCTCGATCTCAAATCCATTCACATTCTGGCAATCGATCTCATTCAGAAAGTTATTTGCCTTCACAACGTCATTCAAGATCTAATAGCCGATCTAGGTCTCGCTCAGCATCTGGTACCAAAAGGCGCTCACAATCACGTAGTAAATCTAAGTCAGCATCAAGATTAACAGCCCGAACAAAATCTGATAGTCGTTAA
- the LOC103310653 gene encoding nuclear RNA export factor 1-like produces the protein MATRYNPSTKSLDLSQFHACSVFTNNQLFVPLNQPAVLLVAINMVAQHTKHDLYGLSLENNHIYLDEGLVWIRRLFPELKVLDFAGNKFSDLKDLRCLSGYTIRELNLSRNPMSNTEDKERYKRYAHFYASDLTPLTIYSYYLCSRNVQKYFPMLNKLDNAELLSRYSAAIIGSKFKMPINLGNSYPIPEGHNPELPNPIMTLVESFLNLYYILYDNQVSRQTLSEAYHINATFTLSSCFLFKKVPNSLSKYLPESRNFLKSDQNRHGRRQFLHKGKEDIINFLDKLPNTKHDFGSFIVDVPLATAAMVQIVVNGVFAENFKITNYRNIYRSFCRTFCIVPVGSGWNIISDMLFVTIVTDELLLESSKRFHVFKSKPVSPKIDNLNGNSNQNGTIFMEDTEEMAGMESPLSYQQPPIPRCPPPSYQQSIFSSYQLSSTAPINPQQSSPYQGCIHTSTQQVQQMAPAATENSQPDLQHQSNSSFPIGDTISPSTTAFPTPSTPASLPVNQFSTEVPVNLMRDTNANPDKMTMVKSFSKESGMNIEWAEKCLEENYWDYAKAVSCFSGLKANIPPIAFIH, from the exons ATGGCGACTCGTTACAATCCTAGCACCAAGAGTTTAGATTTGTCACAATTCCATGCTTGTTCAG TGTTTACCAATAACCAACTATTTGTACCATTGAATCAACCAGCCGTTCTTTTGGTAGCAATCAACATGGTTGCTCAACATACCAAGCATGACTTGTATGGTTTAAGTCTTGAAAATAATCACATATATTTAGATGAAGGTCTTGTATGGATACGTAGATTGTTCCCTGAACTGAAAGTGTTGGATTTTGCTGGCAACAAA TTTTCTGATTTAAAAGATTTAAGGTGTCTCTCAGGTTACACTATTCGTGAGCTGAACTTGTCCAGAAATCCTATGAGCAATACAGAGGACAAAGAGCGTTACAAACGGTATGCTCATTTTTATGCTTCAGATTTAACACCACTTACCATATATTCATACTATTTATGTTCTAggaatgtacaaaaatattttcctatGCTAAACAAGTTG GATAACGCGGAACTGTTGTCTCGGTATAGTGCGGCGATTATTGGATCCAAGTTTAAAATGCCAATTAACTTGGGTAATAGTTATCCAATACCAGAAGGCCATAATCCTGAACTGCCAAATCCAATAATGACTTTAGTAGAATCATTTctcaatctatattatatactatatgataACCAAGTGTCTAGACAAACGTTATCGGAAGCTTACCATATAAATGCCACATTTACGTTATCCAGttgttttctatttaaaaa agtTCCAAATAGTTTATCAAAGTATCTACCTGAAAGTAGAAATTTTTTGAAATCTGACCAAAATAGACATGGAAGACGTCAATTTTTACATAAAGGCAAAGAAGACATAATAAACTTTTTAGACAAGTTACCTAATACCAAACATGATTTTGGTTCATTCATAGTTGATGTTCCATTGGCAACT gctGCAATGGTTCAGATTGTAGTAAACGGTGTGTTtgctgaaaattttaaaataaccaacTACAGAAACATATATCGATCATTCTGCAGAACATTCTGTATAGTACCGGTTGGGAGTGGTTGGAATATAATTAGTGATATGTTATTTGTAACAATAGTCACAGATGAGTTATTATTA GAGTCTTCAAAACGGTTCCATGTTTTCAAATCAAAACCAGTATCAccaaaaatagataatttaaatggCAACAGTAACCAAAATGGAACAATATTTATGGAAGATACTGAAGAGATGGCTGGCATGGAATCACCATTATCCTATCAACAGCCTCCCATACCCAGGTGCCCACCACCATCTTATCAGCAATCCATATTTTCATCTTATCAGCTTTCATCGACGGCTCCTATTAATCCACAGCAATCATCACCTTATCAAGGATGCATACACACATCTACTCAACAGGTCCAACAAATGGCGCCTGCAGCAACAGAAAATTCCCAACCAGACTTGCAACACCAGTCAAATTCCTCATTTCCTATTGGCGACACAATATCACCTTCAACAACAGCATTTCCTACACCTTCAACTCCTGCTTCTTTACCTGTAAATCAATTTTCGACTGAAGTGCCTGTTAATTTGATGAGGGATACTAACGCAAATCCCGATAAGATGACTATGGTTAAGAGTTTTTCTAAAGAGTCTGGAATGAATATTGAATGGGCTGAAAA gtGTTTAGAAGAAAATTATTGGGATTATGCTAAAGCTGTTTCATGTTTTTCCGGCCTAAAAGCTAATATTCCACCTATAGCTTTCATACATTAA
- the LOC100568810 gene encoding uncharacterized protein LOC100568810, with the protein MSNEMQINECGSCTFQSKELGHVRFHMRALMNKKEPENHILNLTVAEALTPRMSAYYFSWIEESANAKQEEGTESAGKGVEELCLNRKKLIKKLNTVFRKKLM; encoded by the exons ATGTCTAACGAAATGCAAATAAACGAGTGCGGCTCTTGTACATTCCAATCAAAGGAGCTTGGCCATGTTCg attccaCATGCGCGCTCTTATGAACAAAAAGGAGCCAGAAAATCATATTCTTAATTTAACAGTGGCTGAAGCATTAACTCCG agAATGTCGGCATACTATTTTTCTTGGATTGAAGAATCCGCAAATGCTAAACAAGAAGAAGGAACTGAAAGTGCAGGCAAAGGAGTAGAAGAGCTGTGCCTGAACAGGAAGAAGCTGATCAAGAAACTCAATACAGTGTTCAGAAAGAAGTTGATGTAG